Genomic window (Vulpes lagopus strain Blue_001 chromosome 6, ASM1834538v1, whole genome shotgun sequence):
TTTGGGGTGTATATGTTGATTAAAAGTCAATATCATTACTTTATTATCTTCTCCGTTGATATTGTAACTTCAGATAGGtgcagtgtctttttttttcttttattagattcTTCAAAAAAGCACCCAATGTATATAATGCATTTTTTGCAGTTTTATCGAAAACTGGTACCCTAAATCATAACACAATGTTGtaacttaaggggaaaaaaagactacaaaagaCTGATCAATATAAATTGATGAATCCAATTTCTAGACTAACgcattttctagttttaattgaaatttgaaatgacTTCTTTCCAACAATAGGTGGCGCTTCAcaggttttttgttgttactgttcaTCGAAATGCACAGGCTGGATGACATACCTCTTTgctatcaattttaaaaattagtacaAACATTAGATTCATATAGTACTTTGGTAATTGACAGAAATTATCTGTTACCATATCTGCCATACATAGTATCAAAATTAACATTATCAAAAAGAAGCAAGAGTATGAAAATATGTAGAAGGATATCTGCTTTTTTACCCTTCTATTTTCAATGTTTAAATGTTAtccagctatttaaaaatatatatatatttgctttatttaatctGAATGATCACCGAGTTTACAAATTTCatagaagagattttatttgcaATGAACTTTATCTTAactagaagtaaaatataaataattaaaaactccAGATAAATGTTAAAGTGATCAAGGTTCATTTAGTTTCTTAATCTGAAATTATTAACAGCTGCTCCAAAATCCCAGTTAACACACACGTGTGCCcgcgcgcgtgcgcacacacacacagagaaatacaattatttaaacCTGAGGTGAGccttaggaaaacaaaagtaaaactgaattaacttgaaacaattataaataaattcattatttaggGATGAAGCACCTAGAAAGAGGACTTGAAACATTTCTTCATCATACAGTGTGTTTAAGGCAATGCTAACTCACAGAATTTATGCAGAGCTATAAAGCTTAGAGCACTGCATATACCTTGAGTCCACAGTAGCGCTACAATTTGGGAAAGTGAAGGATTGTTATTAACTTCAGGTTATTGATGAAAAAGTAGACTAAGAAAAATTAAGTGTAGATCACCAAGCTAGAAGGTGGCAAAGCTGGGACCTGAACTTCCTATCATCTGACCCCTGCATCAGTTACTCTTTTCTCAATACCATGCCGTCTTCATACTTGTAGTATTTGACATAGGGACATTATGGACAAATATGGCAGATTAGCTAAAGTTATAGACCATAATATAGAAGAATGATATAGTAAAAACTCAGATTTTCAATACGTGTGGCCTATCAATTATTATTaacacatgaaatttttttttacgtggaattatttaaaatgctCCAAGAGAATTGCAAATCAAAGAAAACTCTAAgtataaagtcttttaaaaaaaatcttgaaagttttttcttctttcagtataGGAAATAAAGATTATAGTAGGTAAGCCCCTGGAGATGTTTTacgttgtttttgttttaatgaaaacatgattttgtttccttgctgttctATCTTTGGGGGCAGTTACAGGTTTAAATTAACCTACATTCTTACACATTTGTCTCTGAAGATGAAGATAGCAGTAAATCGTTATGGAAATGAGAGATTGCTAACTTTTGCTAAATCAAAGATTATACTATGTGATCTATTTATAATGAGGGCATTCAGAAGTCAAATCAGTAGAAGGGATggctaattttgttttcttgtgaaaaagaagaacaagttAAGGCTCAGAAGGAACAATTAATAttaaggaggaggagagaagagaggatttATTCTTCAATTGGCTAGATAAGAAATGAAGACTGTTTTGTACTAGGGCAAGATATTTCCTTATACAACCTTACCATGTGGATTTAGTTAGTAAAATCTTTGATATATAGTAGTGATGCAGTTTGTCTGAACTCTTGTCACTTTGATTCTCTGTAAAGGCATATGACACTTAAGGAATAGAGGGCAATTCAGAGCCCTTccatgtacatttctttttttttttttcttacaacttgaagaaaaatagaatcacTTGTGACAAAGTACATAAATGATTAGTTGTAGAATTATAGAGTGGACAGAAACTCTACAAATCATTCAGTGCAATTTACTCAATGTATTGTTTGATTTGCCCACTTCCAGAATTTGAAACCAATACGGAACATTTGTGTTTCAAATAGGGCAGAAGGATGAGAATGAAGCttatgaaaataaagagaatgttTATGGAAAATTTACAGAATAGGTTGGTCTATTTCTGTCAACTACAAAGACTGTTtacaaaaggaaactgaaaataaaatggcCTATCCTTGCCAGCTTTTCTTGGGAAGTATAGTAATATAGTGACTATTGCCCTAAAAGGAAAGTAGAGACTTACTTCCATTCTTGattcttcattaatttattagATACTTATAAGCTATTTTACCAACTTAtgtgattattttgtttctcaacaAGATAAAAGATTGTACTTTTTACCATGAATtcacagaaacacagggagaattaataaggtattttttttcaagagcttGGAACACATTATGTTTCTGCTACTTTGGCAAATAAAGTAGATAAATGAGTAAGTTAAGCTTTTCAGtactatactctttttttttttaatcactagcAGTTGTGAGGAGTTACCagattgttttttcattttatttattcttttttcaaaaatcaaatcaGCGGAAGAGATGGCTATTCTTGTTTTTACACGAAAGTGAACAACACATCAGGGCTCACTCTTCATTCCACCTTATTCTTCAcaaaattgattttattcttttagacatatcttaattttttttcatatcttaatTTTGAACTGAAAATTATTGTAAGATTTTCCCATgcatatttacattgtttttcctttccaggaAAATGTCATGCTCCACTTATCCATTTCTAGCTAAGGCAAACTGAAATTAAACCTACTAAATAAAGAACAAGGTTTATTTTAAGCTAAAAGTTTAGAATTTTTACCAAGTCCTCTGAGTTGTAGGCAATCAAAAGATTGTATTAAATGTCTTCTAGATCAAGGTGGCAAGacaatatctatatttatttgtaaCCTAATATTGAAAACATATTGATGTATTTTATTGCTAAATGATGTAAAGGGTCATTGGTCAATGTGGTTTCTTGATTTTAAATAGAACATGACCCATGATGATGGTGTTATAGATAAAACTTCacagatttaatttattattgtaaTTCAAAAATACTTAATCACACAGATTGTAATTCAATACATCTGTGGTTGAAACAGTTTGAAGCTTATTTGTAACAGAAATCTTTCAACTATATTTTAGTAGGATTATGGAACTAGTGTTCAGTGCTCCCTCTCCTGGTTTTATCATATTGGTGAACTGACCTCTCATCCTAAAATTGTGGTGATAGCTGAGAAGACAACTTTGAAGAACCAAACAGAATACTCTGATATGATATTCTATCTCTGATTTGACTATTCCAAATCCATTCATAATGGCCAAGAGACCTATCCATAAGTGGTTAAACTTCATTGCATCCCAAAATATGAgatccaagaaaaaagaaaatatctacaaaattGATTTTATCCTTTTACCCTATTTTGGTTTTATAGTAAGAGTGAATATGTAGCCTTTtggcctcattcttttttttttttttttcttcattcttgttttgtgttattttctaGGGATGCTTTCTTCTTGTTGATGGTCTTAGCAATGCCCTAGCTTCCAAAAGAGGTTAATTCCAAATACaactttaatgttttaaagtGCTCAAACATTGAAAGTCTAGAAAACACTAGTTTCAACAGAATCATTTGTCATAGTAAAGAAGGAGCTTAAGCATTGAAAATTCCCATACCTAAATTTATACATGGTTTAGattctggagttttgttttgtttgccttatTTTGTCAAAGACTAAGCTACTTATATCTAGTACCTGGAAAAAATACTTCTCtacttactatatatatttttggtttttaggtatctttttaaaagatgtgctCTGTGGAACCTTAACTTTCACATACAGTTATCCTCACTGCAGCATAAAGTAcacaatttttataataaatgtctAAAATCCCATAAtttgtaagaaaacaaaaggtgAGTTTCCTACTGATTAAaatacttccccccccccccagtaacACAACATATATCATTAAGAATTATAAAACTTCTTggtaaattatttctattttaattgatttccagttggctgatttttaaaaataaatgagttggttgcaggttttttttttttttcaaaattatggaAATCAATTACAAAATTGAAGGAAGTTGGGATTTTTAAATTCGATTTTTAGGAAATTATATCACAAGACAAGGTAGAGCACTTACTATAAAATCTACAGCAGGAAATTTCACCTTTATGAGGTAACGTTATATACATTTGCAGTAAGGAGTGTCACCTTTTGAACTTTCAGATTTCACACATTCTGAATTTGGCTTTAAATAGTAACTGTAATGTTACATCATCATCTTTTTAATATCAATATACATTTTCTCTCTGGCTGATCAGAAGTGATGGTTTGGCATACgaccttttttttaatcttcttttattCCTCGAAACTATTTTCTAATTCAACCTTAAAGACAGTGTCCGCCAATCCTTTGAGACTGATGACTAAATTTATAGGGTTCTTCTGTGACAAACTGCACTTGTAGGGTCTTTAGAGGCCATCTCCAATTTTTAGAGGATGTTTGTCACCCACGAGTGTACAGGGCAACATTTCCAAGTTGGTGCACACGCACGAGAGAGGGAAACGACAGTTGGAGAAATCCTGTTCCAGGTTTTCAGGCAGCCCGAATGATTGACACATGATATCACTGGAGGCGTGTCCTggagtggaggtggaggtggaggcgaGCTGAAATTCTGCGGAGCTGGAGTGGGATTGCTCTGTAAGGCACGCAGTGGTTTGCAGAGTGATAGCAGCAGACAGAGCTCCTTACCCTGGATAAGGAACAGCTACAGTCGCTGTAAATGTGCCTGAAAAGCAATTTCCAATCTTTGCGTTAGGTAAGaactgtttccttcctttcattccgTAGGTATTTTAGGAAAGCTTAGGTGAGAAATGTTGGCTTTTGCAAGGAACTGCACATTTCTTTGAACTCGCTTTAGATCTAAGATTACTGGTTGCATTTCAAATTACCAGTAGCATTCCCAGTGCTAAGACGAATGCTCTTGAAAAAAAGTAAACGCTACTGCTAAGAGGAAAAAGTAgggtccttttcttttctttttttctttttcctttttcttttttccttatccgAACAAGTCTGAAGCCTGAAACGGTCGGTTGTGCGAAAAACAGGGTGGTTTTTGCCGAAGAGGGGCTGGCACTCGGTGTGTGGACCAGTGCGTGTTGGTTTAGGCATTGTTGGCGACCGAATCCCGAGCGGAGCGATTGTCTAAAACCTGAATTTCCCGTCCCCTGTGTATTGATCTCCAATGCGCAGAGGCGTTGCTTGAACGTTGTTTGAACTCCTGGCATTCCGAGGGGCAAGAGCACTTGGGCAAAACGTGCAAGACGGCATGTTACTTGGTTCGCTGCTGACACGCCGACCGTGCGCCGGCCTGTCAATCACCGCGAGCAGCAACAGCCAGCACATGGCagcggggctgcgggcggcgggcgggcggcgggcgggcggcgggcgggcgagcTGGCGGGCGAGCTGGCGGGCAGCCcaccccgctccccgctccccgctccccgctccccgctccccgctccgccCGGGCGGCCGAGCGCGCGGCGCGTCCCGCTGCCTGCGGAGAAAGGGCAACTAATgtgctgttgtgttttgttttccgaTCGCCGATCCTCGGGAGCAGGCGTTGCGGCCGCGGACCCGGAGGGTCGGAGGACCGGGAGCGCGGCCGCCCGGGAGAGGCGGACCCAGGACCAGAGTTCCGGGGGCCGCGGTGCCCCCCACTTGCCCGGCGCGCGGGATCGGGAAAGTGCCTCGAcctgcgcgggggcggggggcacgaAAGACGACGCCCCGCCTCTTCCCTTGGGAGGAATCCCCCCAACCTCGCTCCCGTCACCGCCACCCCTAAAACGGCGgggttaaaacacaaaacaaaacaaaacaaaaaccccagaatatcccacccccccacccccgcgcccgcgcccgcccccgggGGAGCCGCAGCCCCAGCCTCGCGGGCGTGCGCTCCCGGGCCGCGCCGGGGCCTGCGCGGTTCCGCGAGCCGCCCGGAGACGCCGGTTCGAGCCCCGTGCCCGGCGCCGCGGAGTCTCGAACGCCCGTGACGTGGGTTTTTCAGTCGTCGGGGGCCGCCTCCCCCTCCTCGGCCGCGGGGAGCGCTCGGAGCCCGAGACAGGACCGTCGCCGAGCACCGCGTGCCCGTCCGGGGTTTTCCTGCCGTTTTCTGAGACTCGAGAGCCCTCTCgcaggggactttttttttttttcttttctttttctcccctccccgGCTCGCGGGAAGGGGGCTGCGGGAGAGGAGCCCCCGGGGTGGCTGTGCCTCCGGAGAAGCGTCCCCCGCAGCCGGGaggcggccgcggggggcgccgctgcccgcggggggcgggggaggcccgGCCtcgcgccctccccgccgcgccTGATGCGGCGCCTGCTCGCTGCCGCCCGCCGCGGGACCTGGGCCGGGTCGCGCCGCTCGGGCCGAGGTGAGTGTCCCGCGGCCTCcgggcgccggggggggggggggcggggggcggcgccgCGCGGCAGGTGCGGGCCCCGGGGCTCGCGGCCCGTCCCCTGGAAGGGCGCTCGGGGGGGCTGTTGGCTCCCTGGCGGGCTGCGGGCGCAgacgcggcggggggcggggcggggcgggggcgcgcgtgggcaggaggggagcccccccccccccgatccgCGCTGACCCCTGGACAGAACCGGGCTGCGCCCGAGCCGGCGGCGGCTTCCTTCGCGTTTGGCGgggcgaggggaggggagagggcgcTGCCGCTTTAAAAACGGGAAGTCCGCCCCCCTGAGGTAATGGTAacctcagcctcctcccctcctgcccgGGGAGCGGGAGCGAGCGAGAACTTGTTTTCATTCAtaactttttccctttccttcctctccgtCAACTATTTATCCGCCGCTCCCCGCGCTCGGGTTGCAGAGGGCGCAGCTCGGCCGCGGCCACCGGCGGCGCCGCAGGACTGGGGGCCCGCCCGCCTCTCCCCGGGACCGCTCCCGCGCGCCGTGGGCCGGGGCGGGCTGGAAGCGCCCGGGGCTCCCGGGAGGCGCAGCCCGCGAAGGTCCCGGCCGCCGAGGCCCGTCCCCGCGGGCGGCGCAGGTTgccgggggcgcgcgggcgcCTGTGGGGACGCGCCGGGCGCCGGCGCCGCGGGGCACGGCCGCGCCGTCTCGGTCGCGGGGATCTTCACGGCCTCGGGGGCGACGACCGCGTGAAAGATGCGGCCGGTGCCCTTGCCCCGCTGCTCGTAGCGCCGCGGCTTTGAGCGTGTGGGATGTGCCCGCGCGCCGCGGGAGGCCCTGCCCTGCGAGCCCCGGCTCCGAGCGCCTTGCCGGGGGGGATGAGGTCGGTGTGCGCGGGGGCTCGGGCTGTGCTCGCCGCGCCGGACTGCGGCGCTAGACCCGGCAGGTCAGCAGGGCGCTCCCCCTCCGGTGCACAGAAGGTGAagtggggccggggcggggccggggcggggggtcTCGGCCGCGGGGACTCGGGTCGGGACTCGGGAGGCCGCGTGTGAGGCTGGGTCCGCCGCCTTTCGGCCCAGGCAGTGGCTGGAGCGGGCTTCTCGCAGCCTCAGCCCTGAAGCTGGTGTTGCTGGCTCAAGAGTGGTAGTTgagaatggacattttttttttttctttctttctttctttcttcttctcattcTTGAATTGGGAAGGATCTGTGGGCGTCAGGAGGAGTTTGCGTGAGAGCTGCTCTGGCCCGCTGCTAACTGAAAATGGAAATTCGGTGTTTCGCGGCGTGTGCGTGTGAAGGGCGCGTCCCCGCAGGTTAGAGACGGGACTTGCTCCCGGTGCGGGCACCTCGGAGACGCTCATTTTAATCAGGATTTTACTGTCCTCGTGACAACAAGTAGTCGGCCCAGATTTGGCAGTGCTTTGGGAAATCCAGGTCTGTCCCGTAAAGACGGAttttaaaatgagaggaaatgCAGGCAATTAAAATGGCCCGGGTTTCCCCAGACTGCTTTAAAGGCCTAATACTTGTGCACGAGAGTTATCTTGTTATGTGAGTGAGCCCTtcctttaaactttaaaaaaaaaaaaaaaatcctttcgtGATTTCagatttgaatgctttttaacATCACAGCGTTGTACGCCGAGTTTTGTGCGCGTGCTTCAGAGCTGCAAGACCCCGAGAGCTGTTTTCTATATTCACTTTTGCATCTTGTAGATGAGTAATGAGCAAGCTTTAAAATCCTGGTTTCTGTGGAAAACGCCCTCTTATTTTGAGATCCCATTTTATTTGCAgtctcctggattttttttttttttttaacgcgtGCAGTATACCTCGACTGGTTTCCTTATTATCAATCTAATGCTTGTAACAGCAAACAGCAGAAAGGCAGACGCATCAAagccattcttaattttttaagaagtggatattttcttttatggaaaataCCAGTGAGCTAATGGCTGAGCTTTCTCTAGATGAAAGCTATTCCAGGGCCTATACTCAATATTCCCTAGAAGGGCATACCCCGTTTTAATTATTTGTTAGATTCACAAACAGGAAGATAATACTTCTGGATTCTGCCTTTTGGAAgttgaaaaaaacttttaatttttatggcaTGGGGTCTCTTGCTTGCATTCTTTTTCTATGATGTGGTCCTCAGCCTCTTGGAATTGGACCCTggccaggaccccagcatcattgTAATCCGCTGATGAAGGAGATCATTACCAGGTGGTTTAGGCAATTTGTGACTTGACAggattcccccacccccccaaaaaaatgcttcctgtcatttattttctttctctgtttttttctttttttttcatttttggtttccttttaggATTTCAGATGCATGCCAGGTTTCTACTGATTGCCAGAATTCGAGATCACTACACATGGATCCCCAAAATCAACATGGCAGCGGCAGTTCATTAGTTGTGATCCAGCAGCCTACCTTGGATAGCCGTCAGAGGTTAGACTATGAGAGAGAAATTCAGCCTGCTGCTATTTTGTCTTTAGACCAGATCAAGGCCATCAGAGGCAGTAATGAGTACACAGAAGGGCCATCTGTGGTGAAAAGACCTGCTCCTCGAACAGCACCAAGACAAGAAAAGCATGAAAGGACTCATGAAATCATACCGATCAATGTGAATAACAACTATGAGCATAGACCTACAAGCCACCTGGGACACGCAGGACTCTCAAGTAATGCCAGAGGCCCCATTTTGAGCAGATCGACCAGCACTGGAAGTGCAGCCAGCTCTGGGAGCAACAGCAGTGCCTCTTCAGAACAGGGACTGTTAGGAAGGTCACCACCAACCAGACCAGTCCCTGGGAATAGATCCGAGAGGGCAATCCGGACCCAGCCCAAGCAGCTGATTGTGGATGACTTGAAGGGTTCCTTGAAAGAGGACCTGACACAGCACAAGTTTATTTGCGAACAGTGTGGGAAGTGCAAGTGTGGAGAATGCACagctcccaggaccctgccctCTTGTTTGGCCTGCAATCGTCAGTGCCTTTGCTCTGCTGAGAGCATGGTGGAATACGGAACCTGCATGTGCTTAGTCAAGGGCATCTTCTACCACTGCTCCAATGATGATGAAGGGGATTCTTACTCGGATAATCCTTGCTCCTGTTCACAGTCACACTGCTGCTCTAGGTACCTGTGTATGGGAGCCATGTCTCTATTTTTGCCTTGCTTACTCTGTTATCCTCCTGCTAAGGGATGCCTGAAACTGTGCAGGGGGTGTTACGACTGGATCCATCGCCCAGGCTGCAGATGTAAGAACTCCAACACTGTTTATTGTAAGCTGGAGAGCTGCCCCTCCAGGGGTCAGGGTAAACCATCATGATTTTTGGAAGTGGGTTGGACCTCCTGAACTTCTGGCTTTCAAGCTGTGGCTCTTAAAAAGATTCTATTAGatactggttttattttctttacaattttccCGCCTTTCTCCCCCTGTTCCCAAGGTTTGACTCATGGATCTTAACTCTTCTCAAACGGATGATCTTCAGTAAGAGTGGACTGTGAAACTGCACCTGGTTCCCACTTACAGCAAGAGCCTCTGCCATCCACTGAAGAGGGTATTGAGAGCTAGTGGGCTTTTTTGTGTAGCCTTTCTGTTCTGCAAGCAGCTTTTCAGAGTTGTTGTATACGTGAACATACCTAGCTAGACACCTACCCAGTCACTCTACAGTGATTTGATTTGGGTACTCTGGGAGcagggaaaatgatttttaaagaagcaaCGTTTTTATTGCTTAAATAAGCTATGGTATTAAGTCTGTCTCCAGTTAGGGCTATCTTCATAGCATTGGACCCTCAAGAAGCGTGGGggatatatttttgttataacaTAAAAGTTTTTCCTTTAACCACTGCCCTTTACTTGCCCCCAAAGttctctttcctcagtttctTATTCTGCAGGTGCCAGGTATTTTTCTTTCGTATGTAATCTTAGATTTGCTTTACAATGTAAATCTTCACATTGGAGATATATTGGTTGTATCTTGCTCATCTTTATTCTGGCTTTCATATTTGTGAAGGATTCAACTGCCTTCCTTCCACACCCCACACTTTTTACCAAATTTCTCATCATTGAGGGCACTTGGGTAACTGAAGTTGATATTTATAGCTGATCGATCTATAGGTGTCACAGAATTATGCTGCCTAAAGTGATCTTGGCCCCTTAATGGTCCTTTTGGTCCCTTGGTGAGTTAACAGCTgagtaattctaatttttttgtgtgtgttttcatcGCCTTAACCACAAATTGTGgtgctttttgtatattttatgtataaatcaCAAAGTTGAATTCTGACTATTTTTAAGACAAAAGTCTGTTAAACTTTTTTAttgtaaagaatatttattatgcGAATCtctattattttatgatatttattgCAAAAGACTGTTGAAATGTACTCATGTCtgaatataacaaaatatcaatACGTAACGGAAAATAAGGTGACACGAAGAAAGTACATATGTTAACTATAAtgcagaaaatatattaattaatgaaACTGTCTCTTGATTCCTTCATTTATTAGCCTGTACTATTATGGTGGTGATCTTTGTCATTTGCTTTGACTCTCTTCATACGCacccattttatttcttctctttaacgTACTGAATCTAGACAGAGGTGATCTCTAATTTTGAACTGGCTGTTTCCTGGAAAAGGCATTAATCAAAATTTTGTGATCCCAATTGTTTCAACAGGTGCCATAGTGAATCACTTTATAAAGTGAATGTTTTTTGGAATTAATATTAATAGTCACTCCCTGCTTTGGCTGTTTTGTAAGCAAGATGTTTTGTATATATCATAGATTTTTGGAATGGAACTTAtctgtaatttttcaaaaatgttcattttaattcTCGGGTTAATCAGAAATTAGTCTTCAACAGTAAAACTTAAGGAACTGAGTTCTGTAGGTATGTTAGGGGCTTCTGGCACTGTCACTTTAATAAAACATTCTAGACGTTAGAGTACACCAAGGAAATACATCACATTATCaaagagatgttttaaaaacattcccGTCCCTACCGTTTCATTTTCTCGAAGTCTTGATGTGGTCTGATCAAGTTACATACAGTCACACTCTGTGGAATAAGAAATCTAAGGGCCTGAAactttatataaaagtaaatatttttattttttagtctacTGAAACCACTCATAGCTAGAATCTTTGGGGCctgataaaattttgtttatgtgAATCTTCAGACTCAGTTTTACCAACCTCCCATGCCTAGGTGGTATGTCAAACTTGAATAGTGCTCTGCATTTCAGAATAAGATGGTGACATAATTTGAACCCACAATTCAGACTACCAAAATTCTTAcctggctttttttgttttggtcattGTTTTTTGGGGTGATTTGGCTGCTAGTTTTAGGAGTACGTGTTCTTTGTAAATaagctttgattttgttttaattggacAAGGTATGAGTGATAGGAACTTGTTTAATGCTTTTTCTTAAGCCACTAAACCTACTAGTTGGCATTGTGACACACCTGATATAATCAAAAAATTTCTCTGTGCTCTGAAAGCAggaacattttagaaatgaatatttgttttgGAGGCTACCTTATGATCTATAGTATTTCAAAATGTGAAGTTATTTTCTCGCATAGTCATTATGTAATGTTATCACTGGTCCCTTAATACTGGGTTTTTGGTTGAGCTTGGCTCCTTAATGAAGTGTATAAACACAGGCTCCCTCAAAAtactgtgtaatttttttctgttattcagACTCAGTATAATTAGGATCTGGTATAAGAGCTGTCTGTAGCTATAATAGCCAGACTAAGAAGCTGTAgcttttattgaaagaaatttaTAACTTTTATGAGAATGAGGTATGTTGTGGAGTTTTAACTTCTGGCTATATgcagaatacataaaaatgacaatattaagATGTGGTCTGCTGCTGCTACATGCATTCTGGCATAATGTCCGGCCCATATGTGAAAGTAGCATTAAGTTAGAAGTTCACTTCTGACAAGCTTGTCAGGTGTCAAAGCATAAACACTTTGAAAACTACCTCCTTTGTGATGGTTTAAacctaggaggaaaaaaatattagaatttgtCCTCATAAGTGCTTATGAGTCCTAGGCTTTTCAACCTAATATTGATCATCATTTTAAAGTGCTAAGGCTTTGAGAGCAACCAGCAAGCAAAGCTGAAATTCCTTACCGTGCCACTACAACTTATTTGATACTTCTGAATGAAAACATACCATGTAGATGGGatatccttctttccttcttccatgaTTTTGTCCTATTCCTCAACTACCACAGCTTAACAGAATGAATATTTGTGTTAAGTAGTTCCTTTCCAGTGTATTTTCTGACTGccaattttttcatttcagagaagttttatttagataatttaatTGTGAATAAAACCAATATGGGATTTCTATAATTGAGTAGTTTCCT
Coding sequences:
- the SPRY1 gene encoding protein sprouty homolog 1, giving the protein MDPQNQHGSGSSLVVIQQPTLDSRQRLDYEREIQPAAILSLDQIKAIRGSNEYTEGPSVVKRPAPRTAPRQEKHERTHEIIPINVNNNYEHRPTSHLGHAGLSSNARGPILSRSTSTGSAASSGSNSSASSEQGLLGRSPPTRPVPGNRSERAIRTQPKQLIVDDLKGSLKEDLTQHKFICEQCGKCKCGECTAPRTLPSCLACNRQCLCSAESMVEYGTCMCLVKGIFYHCSNDDEGDSYSDNPCSCSQSHCCSRYLCMGAMSLFLPCLLCYPPAKGCLKLCRGCYDWIHRPGCRCKNSNTVYCKLESCPSRGQGKPS